Proteins co-encoded in one Ziziphus jujuba cultivar Dongzao chromosome 9, ASM3175591v1 genomic window:
- the LOC107426962 gene encoding cysteine proteinase mucunain, which produces MANFSGSSFALCFLLFCYVGLSFAVDMSIIDYDQKHGMAVPSSSSERTEKEMRVMYESWLVKHAKAYNALGEKEKRFEIFKDNLRFIDEHNKENRSYKVGLNRFADLTNEEYRSMYLGAKMDRKARLSGEKKSDRYAYRVGDQLPESVDWREKGAIVSVKDQGQCGSCWAFSTIGAVEGINQIVTGELISLSEQELVDCDVSYNQGCNGGLMDYAFQFIINNGGIDTEEDYPYKALDGTCDPNRKNAHVVTIDGYEDVPENDEKSLKKAVANQPVSVAIEAGGRDFQLYQSGVFTGHCGTQLDHGVVAVGYGTENGVDYWIVRNSWGSSWGENGYIRLQRNVPGTKTGKCGIAIEPSYPTKKGQNPPKPDPSPPSPPVKPPTVCDDYYSCPEGSTCCCVYQYGDYCFGWGCCPLESATCCDDHYSCCPHDYPVCDLDAGTCRLSKDNPFGVKALRRAPARSIRTHQHAGKIIVA; this is translated from the exons ATGGCTAACTTTTCCGGATCTTCGTTCGCTCTCTGTTTTCTGCTTTTTTGCTATGTGGGTTTGTCTTTTGCCGTCGATATGTCCATTATCGACTACGATCAGAAACATGGAATGGCGGTTCCTTCTTCCTCCTCCGAAAGGACCGAGAAGGAGATGAGAGTTATGTACGAGTCTTGGCTTGTTAAGCACGCCAAGGCTTACAATGCCttgggagagaaagagaagcgTTTCGAGATCTTCAAGGATAATCTCAGGTTTATTGACGAGCATAATAAGGAGAATCGGAGTTATAAGGTCGGTTTGAATAGGTTCGCCGATCTGACCAATGAGGAGTATAGGTCTATGTATTTGGGTGCGAAGATGGACCGGAAGGCTCGGCTTTCCGGCGAGAAGAAGAGCGACCGGTATGCTTACCGTGTCGGCGATCAGTTGCCGGAGTCTGTCGATTGGAGAGAAAAAGGAGCCATTGTTTCGGTTAAAGATCAAGGACAAtgcg GGAGTTGCTGGGCTTTCTCAACCATTGGTGCAGTTGAAGGGATAAATCAAATTGTAACTGGTGAACTGATCTCTTTGTCAGAGCAGGAACTTGTTGATTGTGATGTTTCTTATAACCAGGGCTGCAATGGTGGTCTTATGGACTATGCCTTCCAATTTATCATCAACAATGGTGGTATTGACACTGAAGAAGATTATCCATACAAGGCTCTTGATGGCACTTGTGACCCAAACAGG AAGAATGCTCATGTTGTGACCATTGATGGTTATGAAGATGTGCCAGAGAATGATGAGAAATCCTTGAAGAAAGCTGTGGCCAATCAACCTGTTAGTGTTGCCATTGAGGCTGGTGGCCGGGATTTCCAACTCTACCAATCG GGTGTCTTTACTGGACACTGTGGAACACAACTAGACCACGGTGTGGTTGCTGTTGGGTATGGTACCGAAAACGGTGTTGATTACTGGATTGTGAGGAACTCATGGGGATCCAGCTGGGGTGAGAATGGATACATCAGGCTGCAGCGCAATGTCCCCGGCACCAAAACGGGCAAGTGTGGAATTGCCATAGAGCCATCATATCCAACCAAGAAGGGTCAGAACCCTCCTAAGCCTGATCCATCTCCACCATCTCCTCCTGTAAAACCCCCAACTGTTTGTGATGATTATTATTCATGCCCTGAGGGAAGCACTTGCTGCTGCGTCTACCAGTATGGTGATTACTGCTTTGGATGGGGATGCTGCCCCCTTGAGTCTGCAACCTGCTGTGATGACCACTACAGCTGCTGCCCCCATGACTATCCTGTATGCGACCTCGATGCCGGAACTTGCCGATTG AGCAAGGACAACCCATTTGGAGTCAAAGCACTGAGAAGAGCTCCAGCTAGAAGTATTAGAACCCACCAGCATGCTGGTAAGATCATCGTTGCTTGA
- the LOC107426986 gene encoding phosphatidylinositol 3,4,5-trisphosphate 3-phosphatase and protein-tyrosine-phosphatase PTEN2A, with amino-acid sequence MNKESADLPSSVPVKEPEVQPPAATDSGSDNSSRDVPSSKLSTSGLSSWAKNLKIPQSSVSVTTQDGSPTGNAGKSGFARFTSGLGLRLSPKASPPDESSDGSAQAAQTGLFGTITKGLVDSSKSAVKAVQVKARHVVSQNKRRYQEGGFDLDMTYITENIIAMGFPAGDMSSGFFGYVEGFYRNHMEEVIKFFETHHKGKYKVYNLCSERLYDASLFEGKVACFPFDDHNCPPTQLIISFCHSAYSWLKEDIENVVVVHCKAGMARTGLMISSLLLYLKFFPTAEESIDYYNQKRCFDGKGLILPSQIRYVKYFERILTYFNGENPPGRRCMLRGFRLHRCPYWIRPSITVSDHNGVLFSTKKHPRTKDLSPEDFWFSAPKKGVMVFALPGEPGLTELVGDFKIHFHDRQGDFYCWLNTTMTENRKVLTTSDLDGFDKRKLPSPGFQVEVVLVDYNSSVPATPNTETTTNRSEGSSGANPASADGGGADPKQTKNSGNQDDVFSDEEAGSSKSRRAAAASSAEGAAVNATSKSETDSKKSDQIANLTRATEQASIGSTGSTQAHSANESKSVAVGGSVPAFEGTNPESEFKAMAADASVFTFGDDEDYESE; translated from the exons ATGAATAAGGAATCAGCTGATTTGCCATCTTCGGTTCCTGTCAAAGAACCTGAAGTACAACCTCCTGCAGCCACGGATTCTGGGTCAGATAATTCTTCCCGCGATGTACCATCTTCTAAGCTGTCTACTTCTGGCCTATCATCATGGGCCAAGAATCTGAAAATTCCTCAGTCTTCGGTGTCAGTGACAACACAAGATGGCTCACCAACTGGGAATGCCGGAAAATCAGGTTTTGCACGTTTTACAAGTGGTCTAGGATTGCGCTTGTCTCCAAAAGCTTCACCCCCTGATGAAAGTTCTGATGGATCTGCACAAGCTGCACAAACTGGTTtatttggaacaattacaaaaGGTTTAGTTGACTCTTCTAAAAGTGCTGTGAAGGCTGTACAGGTTAAGGCTCGGCATGTTGTCTCTCAAAATAAACGAAGGTACCAG GAAGGGGGATTTGATTTGGATATGACGTATATCACTGAGAATATTATTGCTATGGGCTTCCCTGCTGGTGATATGAGCTCTGGGTTCTTTGGATATGTTGAG GGGTTCTACAGAAACCACATGGAAGAAGTGATTAAGTTTTTTGAAACTCATCACAAG GGCAAGTACAAAGTATACAATCTTTGTTCTGAAAGGCTGTATGATGCATCATTATTTGAAGGAAAG GTGGCTTGTTTCCCATTTGATGACCATAATTGTCCCCCTACCCAGCTGATAATATCATTTTGTCATAGTGCTTATTCGTGGTTGAAGGAAGATATTGAGAATGTTGTGGTTGTGCATTGTAAGGCTGGAATGGCAAGGACAGGGCTGATGATTTCTAGTCTTCTTCTATATTTGAAG TTCTTTCCAACTGCTGAGGAGTCTATTGACTACTACAACCAGAAAAGATGTTTTGATGGAAAAGGACTTATTCTGCCAAGTCAGATT AGGTATGTCAAATATTTTGAACGTATTCTAACATACTTCAATGGAGAAAATCCACCTGGGAGAAG GTGCATGCTTAGGGGTTTTCGGCTTCACAGATGCCCTTATTGGATCAGGCCTTCCATTACTGTTTCTGATCATAATG GTGTTCTCTTCTCCACAAAAAAGCATCCAAGAACCAAAGATCTTTCG CCTGAAGATTTTTGGTTTAGTGCTCCAAAGAAGGGGGTAATGGTTTTTGCTCTGCCTGGGGAGCCTGGACTAACAGAGTTAGTTGGGGACTTCAAAATTCACTTTCATGATCGTCAAGGAGATTTTTACTG CTGGTTAAACACAACAATGACAGAAAATAGAAAAGTTCTGACCACCAGTGATCTGGACGGGTTTGACAAG AGAAAACTTCCTTCCCCGGGATTTCAAGTTGAGGTTGTTCTGGTAGATTATAATAGCTCCGTTCCTGCAACGCCAAATACTGAAACTACTACTAATAGATCAGAAGGAAGTTCTGGAGCCAATCCTGCCTCAGCTGATGGGGGTGGTGCTGATCCTAAGCAAACTAAAAACTCAGGAAACCAAGATGATGTCTTTTCAGACGAGGAAGCTGGGTCTTCAAAGAGCCGGAGAGCTGCAGCAGCTTCTTCTGCAGAAGGTGCAGCTGTCAATGCCACCTCCAAGTCTGAAACTGATTCGAAGAAGTCTGATCAGATAGCGAATTTGACAAGAGCAACTGAACAAGCTTCAATTGGAAGCACAGGATCGACGCAGGCACATTCTGCTAATGAGTCAAAGAGTGTTGCTGTTGGTGGAAGTGTCCCAGCTTTTGAGGGTACCAACCCGGAAAGCGAGTTCAAGGCAATGGCTGCCGATGCCTCTGTGTTTACATTCGGAGATGACGAAGACTATGAGAGCGAGTAG
- the LOC107426976 gene encoding protein SRC2 homolog: protein MFLKPSYSSAFSSSSMSVYGIQGQILEVTVVGCNKLKDTEWISRQDPYVCLEYASTKFRTKTCTDGGKNPTFQEKFVFTLIEGLRELNVVVGNSNTLTSDGYIGSGKVQLQKVLSQGYDDSPWSLQTKTGRYAGEVRLVLHYGNANKATTSYTPSAPPYVAPPTTQAPLYSAPPPAPIHCYPPPSTVPSYPPPGSLSPYPQVSSVYPPPSTYAPYQPNSAGYSQPLYSQPPAAYPPPPYQSTTAYPPPPYPPPPQASSYYPPAPGPYPGIYPPPPSY, encoded by the exons ATGTTCTTAAAACCCTCCTATTCCTCTGCTTTCTCTTCATCTTCCATGTCGGTTTATGGTATTCAAGGCCAAATTCTTGAGGTTACTG TTGTTGGGTGTAACAAGTTGAAGGACACAGAATGGATCTCACGCCAAGACCCTTATGTCTGTCTTGAATATGCTAGCACCAAATTCCGTACAAAAACTTGCACTG aTGGTGGTAAAAATCCCACATTCCAAGAGAAGTTCGTTTTTACATTGATTGAAGGACTTAGAGAATTGAACGTTGTAGTTGGGAACAGCAACACCCTCACTTCCGACGGCTACATCGGCAGcggaaa GGTTCAACTTCAGAAGGTTCTTTCACAAGGTTACGATGACAGTCCTTGGTCTCTTCAGACTAAAACTGGCAG ATATGCAGGAGAAGTACGACTTGTATTGCATTATGGAAATGCTAAT AAAGCAACAACAAGCTATACTCCATCAGCACCACCATATGTAGCACCACCTACAACGCAGGCTCCTCTGTATTCTGCACCCCCACCAGCACCTATACATTGTTATCCACCTCCATCAACTGTGCCTTCTTATCCACCTCCAGGATCTCTGTCTCCTTATCCACAAGTATCATCAGTTTATCCTCCTCCATCTACCTATGCTCCATACCAACCTAATTCAGCTGGCTATTCCCAACCGCTGTACTCTCAACCCCCGGCCGCCTATCCACCCCCGCCATACCAGTCGACAACTGCATATCCTCCTCCACCATATCCACCTCCTCCACAGGCTTCCTCCTACTATCCACCTGCTCCAG GTCCTTATCCAGGAATCtatccaccaccaccatcatatTGA